A genomic region of Anopheles coustani chromosome 3, idAnoCousDA_361_x.2, whole genome shotgun sequence contains the following coding sequences:
- the LOC131265680 gene encoding uncharacterized protein LOC131265680, with the protein MVYRVVLFAAFAAVALLTESDAVLYPVSPNAAVDEEGMMMPYDRISLDDCHMRYWKEGNRGLVAPAYGQPALLREFAHIAAIGWTKEDGTVDWACGGSLIWENYILTAAHCAANDDDVAPDVARMGDLNIYSDEDDDYAQERKIVKIIRHEQHRFSARYYDVALLKLDQNIIVHETVAPACLWLDDEVRFPKLFSAGWGRTGFGEGKTNVLLKVDLTPISNENCSQFYKPGDRGLRAGLHAHHLCAGDEKMDTCPGDSGGPLHVKLLHNAKMSPFLVGVTSFGKPCGQANPGVYARVSAFADWIIETLQKEGETEATPVQFQPWACALRYVHVREYEDDVVVSRSKNYEEYNSDKAHLVRGDSRHRVMLQWPNSLPPARNNCSGTLFERDAVVTLADCATHMGATPSRVILSNGKYLEVTETIVHPNYTQAGGRYYNNIAVLKLVGAASFIPACVWYNDTIPDPQFEVIGSGRSDLVGYNRDEPVTSFDPTVVPISPRATLRSNTDCQLARQYREQLSRGLQNEHVCFQNKPFLVPQTCNQLFGAPIEREMWRFGRYFNYVYGFNLFGRDCGFGEPAVAVRLNAHRPWLESVMLPNIQRDPTGSAKDASRDAVIFINPDLELSDRCSYAGGVNGVCVEQERCPGIRQRMASNLPVMLCSSGTVVCCPQADIKRPPTPLEQEFNECEQRYRHLRKQRQQRWDGLQPLSRRLSHVVELGWENGPEISFRCYGYLISTKGIVAAASCLMAQEVFPAVARLGGLYSHSRPDVAIIPVETIAIHPEFNQTTFMNNIALVKLTMAVQPTVTMFPGCVWQNVTHTPVELELHRTAQSAPIYPVYRRDCDARFVRPFTDPRQICMVPGVTGPEEHCYASGSPIVFQKYDEKNLFTEYLVNIYSHGQCNSTALRVVHRVSMYIDWFKEELED; encoded by the exons ATGGTGTACCGTGTGGTGCTGTTCGCGGCCTTCGCAGCGGTCGCGCTGTTAACGGAAA GTGATGCCGTGCTGTACCCGGTTAGCCCTAACGCGGCTGTGGACGAAGAAGGCATGATGATGCCGTACGATCGAATATCGTTGGATG ACTGTCATATGCGCTattggaaggaaggaaacagAGGATTGGTAGCACCGGCTTACGGTCAACCGGCGCTGTTGCGAGAGTTTGCACACATCGCCGCCATCGGTTGGACCAAAGAGGACGGTACGGTGGACTGGGCGTGCGGCGGATCGCTGATATGGGAGAACTATATTCTTACTGCAGCTCATTGCGCCGCAAACGATGA TGATGTTGCTCCCGATGTGGCACGAATGGGTGACCTGAACATCTACAGCGACGAGGATGACGACTACGCGCAGGAGAGGAAGATCGTAAAGATCATACGCCATGAGCAGCACCGGTTCAGCGCCCGCTACTACGATGTGGCGCTGTTGAAGCTAGATCAAAACATTAT CGTGCACGAGACCGTAGCTCCGGCGTGTCTCTGGTTGGACGACGAGGTACGGTTCCCCAAGCTGTTTTCGGCCGGCTGGGGAAGAACTGGATTCGGCGAGGGTAAAACTAACGTCCTGCTGAAGGTCGATCTGACGCCGATTAGCAACGAGAATTGTTCACAGTTCTATAAACCCGGTGACCGAGGACTACGCGCTGGGCTTCACGCGCACCATCTCTGTGCTGGGGACGAGAAGATGGACACATGCCCG GGAGACTCGGGTGGACCGCTCCACGTGAAGTTGCTCCACAACGCCAAGATGAGTCCGTTCCTTGTCGGAGTCACATCGTTCGGGAAACCGTGCGGACAGGCGAACCCGGGGGTGTACGCTCGGGTTTCCGCTTTCGCCGATTGGATCATTGAAACGCTGCAGAAGGAGGGCGAAACGGAGGCCACGCCGGTACAATTCCAACCATGGGCCTGCGCCCTACGTTACGTGCATGTACGCGAGTACGAGGATGATGTGGTCGTCTCTCGGTCGAAAAACTATGAAGAATACAACTCGGACAAAGCACACCTTGTCCGCGGTGATAGCAGACATCGGGTCATGTTACAGTGGCCGAACTCTCTTCCGCCCGCACGGAACAATTGCTCCGGGACGCTGTTCGAGCGTGACGCGGTGGTAACATTGGCAGACTGTGCCACTCACATGGG AGCCACCCCTTCGAGAGTGATCTTATCCAATGGAAAGTATCTGGAGGTAACTGAAACCATCGTGCATCCTAACTACACGCAAGCCGGGGGACGCTATTACAACAACATTGCAGTGTTGAAGCTAGTCGGAGCCGCATCTTTCATACCGGCATGCGTTTGGTACAACGACACCATACCAGATCCACAGTTTGAGGTGATCGGAAGTGGTCGATCGGATCTCGTCGGATACAATCGGGATGAACCAGTAACTTCATTCG ATCCCACTGTTGTACCGATTTCGCCACGAGCAACCCTACGCTCGAACACCGACTGCCAGTTGGCTCGCCAGTATCGGGAGCAACTGTCCCGTGGCCTACAGAATGAGCACGTCTGCTTCCAGAACAAACCGTTTTTGGTTCCGCAGACGTGCAATCAGTTGTTCGGTGCACCGATCGAGCGGGAGATGTGGCGCTTCGGGCGGTACTTCAACTACGTATATGGATTCAACCTGTTCGGGCGAGATTGTGGCTTCGGGGAACCGGCCGTGGCCGTACGGCTGAACGCGCATCGACCGTGGCTTGAGTCGGTGATGCTGCCGAATATTCAGCGAGATCCAACCGGTAGCGCTAAGGACGCCAGCAGAGACGCGGTGATCTTTATCAATCCCGACCTGGAGCTGTCCGATCGTTGCAGTTACGCGGGCGGAGTGAATGGTGTCTGTGTGGAACAGGAACGTTGCCCAGGCATACGGCAGCGCATGGCCAGCAATCTGCCGGTAATGCTTTGTTCTAGTGGAACGGTCGTCTGCTGCCCGCAGGCGGACATCAAAAGGCCACCGACCCCTCTCGAGCAGGAGTTCAACGAGTGCGAGCAGCGCTATCGACACCTGCGAAAGCAACGTCAACAACGCTGGGACGGTTTGCAACCATTGAGTAGAAGATTGTCACACGTT GTTGAACTGGGTTGGGAGAATGGACCGGAGATTTCATTCCGCTGCTATGGATACCTCATCAGCACGAAGGGTATCGTTGCTGCTGCGTCCTGTCTGATGGCGCAGGAAGTCTTTCCGGCTGTGGCTAGGCTAGGAGGACTGTACAGCCACTCACGGCCCGATGTCGCCATTATCCCGGTCGAGACCATCGCAATCCATCCGGAATTCAATCAAACCACCTTCATGAACAACATTGCCCTGGTGAAGCTTACGATGGCTGTGCAACCCACGGTCACGATGTTCCCGGGATGTGTTTGGCAGAACGTAACGCACACCCCGGTAGAGTTGGAATTGCATCGAACAG cacaatCCGCTCCGATCTATCCGGTGTACCGTAGAGATTGCGACGCTCGGTTCGTTCGCCCATTCACCGATCCGCGCCAGATCTGCATGGTGCCCGGTGTGACGGGGCCAGAGGAACACTGCTACGCATCGGGCAGTCCGATCGTGTTTCAAAAGTACGACGAGAAGAACCTTTTCACCGAGTACCTGGTTAACATCTACAGTCACGGACAGTGCAACTCAACTGCGCTCCGTGTCGTGCATCGTGTCTCGATGTACATCGATTGGTTTAAGGAAGAGCTCGAGGACTAG
- the LOC131266547 gene encoding uncharacterized protein LOC131266547 has translation MAAQYRALLLVFLAVSSCQADLDPVFTDFDEELPANTMMPNERETIADCHLRFYWQGGRGIVAPAFAKPAFLTEFAHIGAIGWTGADGQIEWACGGSLIWNNFILTVAHCAENDNNVQPDVVRFGDLDLYSANDDTYAQQLRIVKIIRHPLHRYSARYYDIALMQLERNVTVHETVAPACLWFDEEVRFTELESAGWGRTGFGEKKTPILLKVNLKPVNNTKCTDHYNPTSTRGLRNGLHEHHICAGDAKMDTCPGDSGGPLQVRLQHNYRVTPFLVGLTSFGLPCGQSHPGVYTRVAHFRNWIVETLQQNGAPEVSDDLFEPQSCALRYVGLRQLAVSRVVANESGVFETFDISRQYITEDYMGEIVQLSWPGSTELARNNCMGAIIDHDTIVTLAECATNDDIAPSQVIHRFRKSFDVFEERRYDIKEIHVHPNHTDRSYYNNIAVLKIDGSIDEMPACIWNSQPLHDNQLELFATGRADLNIYQYANYVVLDPSIIRLTPRVFAYDNDSCSLAKQYLDRLDQGLLDQHLCFGNDPFLVPQVCELAGGGSIQRSVSRLRRFFKYVQGVSLFGRDCGFGEPAVAVRLQAHLGWLESVLLPNRSQQLQAKSTEDSLLFIDPDLELFDRCDFHDASVGLCVPVERCKGVRNRLRRKQGLIFCSNGTIVCCPPNDVMDDSQMDEGSQQIENCEQLYGSLRERNFKIRSEGADPSKPHLAEVTWVDMPTKQATFLCLGYLITTDSVLTTAMCTMKKDRRPNLVRLGYIMRQFEDSTLYSELESILIHPQFDSSTGEHNVALLKLAYPIIPTPGAFPGCLWRNETHTPLASSLLSIGPKQVLQEIEVHPQYATDCERILGRLPYGGEQCMRPSMYDAMPRCTTSNPVYWRRENPGKVSVEYLVGLFSHGSCVTDGYIVNTRITAYLPWIVDNV, from the exons ATGGCCGCTCAGTATCGTGCCTTGCTGCTAGTGTTCCTAGCCGTCAGCAGTT GTCAAGCGGACCTGGATCCAGTGTTCACCGATTTCGATGAAGAACTTCCGGCGAACACCATGATGCCAAACGAGCGCGAGACGATCGCGG ACTGTCACTTGCGGTTCTACTGGCAAGGGGGAAGGGGCATAGTAGCGCCTGCGTTTGCCAAACCGGCATTCTTGACAGAGTTCGCTCATATTGGCGCGATCGGATGGACTGGAGCGGACGGGCAGATCGAGTGGGCCTGTGGTGGATCGCTGATCTGGAACAACTTCATCCTAACGGTCGCCCATTGCGCCGAGAACGATAA TAACGTCCAGCCCGATGTGGTTCGTTTCGGTGATCTGGATCTGTACAGTGCGAACGATGATACCTATGCGCAACAGCTGCGTATAGTGAAAATTATCCGTCATCCTCTTCATCGCTACAGCGCTAGGTACTACGACATTGCTCTGATGCAGCTGGAGCGAAACGTGAC CGTCCATGAAACAGTGGCTCCGGCATGCCTTTGGTTCGACGAAGAGGTGCGCTTTACTGAGCTCGAATCAGCTGGCTGGGGTAGGACGGGCTTTG GAGAGAAAAAGACGCCTATACTCCTGAAAGTCAATCTCAAACCAGTGAACAACACAAAGTGCACTGATCATTACAACCCCACATCCACCCGCGGTTTGCGGAACGGTCTCCACGAACATCACATCTGTGCCGGAGATGCCAAAATGGATACCTGCCCG gGCGACTCGGGGGGTCCTCTGCAAGTGCGATTGCAGCACAACTACCGGGTAACGCCGTTCCTCGTTGGACTAACATCGTTCGGGTTACCCTGTGGACAGTCCCATCCGGGAGTGTACACGCGCGTTGCACACTTCCGCAACTGGATCGTGGAGACGCTGCAGCAGAACGGCGCACCGGAAGTGAGCGATGATCTGTTCGAGCCCCAATCCTGTGCACTACGCTATGTGGGATTGCGTCAGTTGGCGGTCTCCCGAGTGGTTGCCAATGAGTCCGGAGTGTTTGAAACGTTCGATATTTCACGGCAATATATTACCGAGGATTATATGGGCGAGATAGTACAACTAAGTTGGCCTGGGTCGACGGAGCTCGCGCGAAACAACTGCATGGGCGCCATCATAGATCATGACACAATTGTCACGCTAGCTGAATGCGCAACAAATGACGA CATTGCTCCATCGCAAGTAATACATCGCTTCCGGAAATCCTTCGATGTATTTGAAGAGCGTAGATACGATATCAAGGAGATTCATGTGCATCCTAACCATACCGATAGGTCGTATTACAACAACATAGCAGTGTTAAAGATCGATGGTTCAATTGACGAAATGCCAGCTTGCATCTGGAATTCACAACCACTTCACGACAATCAACTGGAATTGTTTGCAACTGGTCGAGCCGATCTAAACATATATCAATACGCTAATTATGTTGTGTTAG ATCCGAGTATCATACGACTAACACCACGTGTATTCGCTTACGATAACGACAGCTGCTCGTTGGCAAAACAATACCTGGACCGGCTTGATCAAGGTCTGCTTGACCAGCACCTATGCTTCGGCAACGACCCATTCCTGGTGCCACAGGTTTGTGAACTCGCCGGTGGAGGTTCAATCCAGCGGAGTGTGAGCCGGTTGCGTCGCTTCTTTAAGTACGTCCAAGGGGTGAGCTTGTTCGGAAGAGACTGCGGCTTCGGGGAACCAGCAGTAGCCGTACGTCTGCAGGCTCACCTCGGTTGGCTCGAGTCGGTGTTGCTTCCCAACCGCTCACAGCAGCTGCAAGCCAAATCCACAGAAGATTCACTACTCTTTATTGATCCCGACCTGGAGCTGTTTGACCGATGCGACTTTCATGATGCATCCGTGGGGCTTTGTGTTCCTGTGGAGCGATGCAAGGGTGTTCGCAATCGTTTGCGGCGCAAACAGGGGCTCATCTTTTGCTCCAACGGCACGATTGTATGCTGTCCGCCCAACGATGTGATGGACGACAGCCAAATGGACGAGGGCTCGCAGCAGATAGAAAACTGCGAACAGCTGTACGGTTCGTTGCGCGAGAGAAACTTTAAAATACGATCCGAAGGTGCCGACCCATCGAAACCTCATCTG GCTGAGGTAACTTGGGTGGATATGCCAACGAAACAGGCGACTTTCCTATGCCTGGGATATCTAATCACGACCGATAGTGTACTTACGACTGCTATGTGTACGATGAAAAAGGATCGCAGGCCCAATCTAGTTCGCTTAGGCTACATTATGAGGCAGTTCGAAGACTCCACCCTTTATTCTGAACTCGAAAGTATACTGATACACCCCCAGTTTGACTCTAGCACCGGAGAGCACAATGTGGCGCTGCTCAAGCTTGCATACCCCATCATCCCCACACCGGGTGCCTTTCCCGGTTGTCTATGGCGTAACGAGACACACACGCCTCTGGCTTCATCTCTTCTTTCGATTG GTCCCAAGCAAGTGCTGCAAGAAATTGAAGTACATCCGCAGTACGCTACAGACTGTGAGCGAATTCTCGGACGCCTTCCGTACGGTGGTGAACAATGCATGCGCCCAAGCATGTATGACGCGATGCCCAGATGCACCACCTCGAATCCAGTGTACTGGCGCCGGGAAAACCCAGGAAAAGTTTCAGTCGAATACTTGGTAGGCCTGTTTAGTCACGGCAGCTGTGTAACTGATGGATACATTGTCAATACTCGCATTACGGCCTACCTTCCGTGGATTGTCGATAATGTGTGA